The nucleotide window TCGACGTGGCGCAGGCCGTGCGCGTCCGCACCGGCGAACTCAACGACGACGCGCTCTGAGAGCCAGGGAACAGGGGAAGTAGCAAGATGTCGAACTTCAAGAAACTCTCGGGCCTGGCGGCGCTGCTCGCGCTGAGCACGGCCCTGCCTGCGTTCGCGCAGGACGCGGCCCCCGCCGCGGAAGCCGTCGCCGAGGTTGCAGAAGCCGTTCCGGCGCTGGTTCCGACCGATGTGGTCTGGATCCTCAACACCATCCTGTTCCTTGTGGGCGGTTTCCTGGTGTTCTGGATGGCTGCCGGCTTTGCGATGCTGGAAGCGGGTCTGGTCCGGTCCAAGAACGTCACCATGCAGCTGCTGAAGAACGTCGCGCTCTTCGCCATCGCCTGCACCATGTACTACCTGATCGGCTACAACCTGATGTATCCGCTGGGCAATTGGTCGATCGGTTCGGATGAGACCGGCGGCTATCTGGGCGCCTTTGCGATGGCGGTTCTGGAAGCGGTGGGTGTTGGCGCCGATGGCGTGGACGACTATTCCTACGCTTCGACCGGGTCGGACTTCTTCTTCCAGGTGATGTTCTGCGCCACCACCGCCTCGATCGTGTCGGGCACGCTGGCCGAGCGCATCAAGCTGTGGCCGTTCTTGGTCTTCACGGTGGTTCTGACCGCGTTCATCTACCCGATCCAGGCTTCGTGGAAATGGGGCGGCGGCTTCTTGGATGCCGGTGGCTTCCTCGACTTTGCCGGTTCGACCGTCGTTCACTCGGTTGGCGGCTGGGCAGCCCTCGCCGGTGCGCTGATCCTCGGCCCGCGTCTGGGCAAGTACAAGGATGGCCGCGTCACCCCGATGCCGGGTTCCAACCTGTCGATCGCTACCCTGGGGACGTTCATCCTGTGGCTGGGCTGGTTCGGCTTCAACGGCGCCTCGCAACTGGCGCTGGGCACCATCGGCGACGCTGCCGATGTGTCGCGGATCTTCGTGAACACCAATGCCGCAGCAGCAGGTGGTGCGATTGCCGCGCTGCTGATGACCCAGATCCTGTTCAAGAAGCCTGACCTGACGATGGTGCTGAACGGCGCGCTGGCCGGCCTGGTGTCGATCACCGCCGAACCGCTGACCCCCGGCATCGGCGCGGCAACGCTGATCGGCGCCTTTGGCGGCGTCCTGGTGGTGCTGGCGGTTCCGCTGCTGGACAAGCTGAAGATCGACGACGTTGTCGGCGCGATCCCGGTTCACCTGGTCTGCGGTATCTACGGCACCATCGCCGTGGTCTTCACCAACAGCGACGCGTCGCTGGGCACGCAGCTCTACTCGATCGCCGTGGTCGGTGTGTTCACCTTCGTGGTCTCGGCGGTGGTGTGGTTCATCCTGAAGGCAGTGATGGGCATCCGTTGCAGCGCCGAAGACGAAATGGCCGGGCTCGACAAATCGGAACTGGGCATGGAAGCCTATCCCGAGTTCGTCAAGGGCTGATGCCCTTGTGCCAGCCCGGCCTTGCGCCGGGCCGGCCACCTCCTCCCGCGCGGCATCTCCTCCCGCTGCGCGTTTCCTGAAGGCGGGGTTTCGGCCCCGCCTTTTTTCGTGGCTGCAGCGGCAACGGAAAAGGGCCACCCCGGAGGGTGGCCCCTTGTGACTCGCCGTGGTCGGGTCAGGGCCGGCGTCAGATCCCGCAGTCGAGGATCGCCTGTGCCAGCACCGGCACTGTCCGGGCGTTCAGCCCGGCGATGTTCAGCCGGCTGTCGCCGACCATGTAGATCGCGTGCTCGGCCCGCAGCCGCTCCACCTGCTCGGGGCTGGCGCCAAGGCGCGAGAACATGCCGCGGTGCTGCGCGAGAAAGCCGAACCGGTCAGAGCCGGAGCGGTCGCGCAACTCGCGCGCCAGATCCTCGCGCAGGCCCAGCATGGTCATCCGCACCTCTTCCAGCTCGGCCTCCCATTCTGCCCGCAGCGCCGGATCGCCGAGGATCATCGTCACCAGCCGCGCGCCGTGATCGGGCGGGAAGCTGTAGTTCTGGCGGTTGAGGAAAGCGAGCGTGCCCTGGGTCAGCTCGCGCACCGCCGTGTCCGGGGCCAGCGCCAGCAGCACGCCGGTGCGTTCGCGGTAGATGCCGAAGTTCTTGCTGCAGGAGGCGGCGATCAGCACCTCGGGCAGGCGCGAGGCGATCAGCCGCGTGCCCGCCGCATCCGCTTCCAGCCCGTCGCCGAAGCCCTGATAGGCCAGGTCGATCAGCGGGATCGCCCCGGTCCGTTCCAGCACGGCGGCGACCTCGGCCCATTCCGGCAGCGTCAGGTTGGCGCCGGTCGGGTTGTGGCAGCAACCATGCAGCAGCACCACGTCGCCGGGGGCGGCGTGGCCCAGATCCTCGAGCATCGCGGCAAAGGACACGCCGCGCGTCTCGGCGTCGAAATAGCGGTAGGTGGCCTGCTTCATCCCAGATAGGAGATGATGGACGGGTGGTTCGGCCAGGTCGGGTCCGACAGCCAGACCGTCGCCTCGGGGTTCGCCAGCCGGATCAGCTCCAGCGCCTGCCGGATCGCGCCGGTGCCGCCGACGGTGGCCGCCGCCGCCAGCCGCTCGCCCGGATAGTCCGGCCCCAGGATCAGCCCGGCCATCGCCGCGCCAAAGGCCGGGTCGCCGGACAGCGCGACATAGGTCTTGGTGGTCTCGGCCTGCCAGAGCAGCTGTTCGGCCGCCTTCACCGCGCGCATCACCGGCGTCAGGCCGGTCGCGTCCTTGTAGACGCCGACGCCAAGGTCGATCTTGCCCGCGCGCCCGTCGGCCTTGAACTGGCCCATCAGCATCAGGATCTTGTCCGCCGCCTGCGGTTTGAGGTTCTGCAGCATCCGTTTATCCCTTCGCCACCCGCAGGTCGCCATACATGCCCCATTCGGCCCAGGAGCCATCATAGAGCGCGTGGTCGCGGTGCCCGATCCGCTCCAGCGCCAGGTTGAGGATCGCCGCAGACACGCCCGAGCCGCAGGAGGTGATCGCCGGCTTCTGCAGATCGACCCCTGCCGCGATGAACTCGGCCTTCAGCGCCTCGGGCGCCTTCATGGTGCCGTCGGCATTCATCAGCCGGCCGAAGGGCAGGTTTTTGGAGTTGGGGATATGCCCCGGCCGCAGCCCGGGCCGCGGTTCGGGTTCCTCGCCGCGGAAGCGGCCTTCGCTTCGGGCGTCGATGATTTCCCAGTCGCCCAGCTTCGAGGCGGCGGCGACTTGCGTGACATCCTTCACCAGCTGCGCCTGGCGCTGCACGGTCATGTGCCGGTCGCGCACGAAGGGCGGCAGATCCTCGATCATCCGGCCCTCGGCCCGCCATTTCGGCAACCCGCCATCCAGCACCGCGACATCCATCTTGCCCATCAGCCGGAAGGTCCACCACACCCGCGGCGCCGAGAAGATGCCGAAGCCGTCATAGACCACCACCTGATGCCCGTCGCCGATGCCCATCGCGCGCATCCGGCTCATGAATTTCTCCACCGGCGGGAACATGTGCGGCAGCTCCGACCGCTGGTCGGCGATCTCGTCGATGTCGAAGAACCGCGCGCCGGGGATATGGCCTTCCTCGAACTCGGCCTTGGGACCGCGCGCCATCGCGGGCAGATACCACGAGGCATCGAGGATGCGCAGGTCCGGGTCGCGCAGATGCGCGTCGAGCCAGTCGGTGGATACCAGCGTCTTCGGATCGTCCATGCCTTGCCCTTCCCGTCGTTTTGCCTGTCTGCCCGTCTATCGCGGGAGGGCTTGCCGGGCAAGCGGGCAAGGGCGGGGCTCAGCGCCCGGTGCGGGTGGTGGCGGCCATGCTGCCGCGCCGTGCCATCATGTGCCACCAGCGCGCCAGGGCCGGGCGCGCCGCCAGCAGCGCCGCGCCTTCGGGCGCGCTGGCGAAGGCGGCGATCATCGGCGCCAGATGCAGGTCTGCCAGCGACAGCGGCCCGCCGGCAAGCTGCAGCCCTTCGGCGGCGATCGCCTCCAGCGCGTCCAGCACCGGCCCGGCGGCGGCAAGCCCTGCCGCGACCTCCGCCGCGTCGGGCTCCAGGCCTTCGAAGGGGCGGAACACAAGCTGGGCATAGACCTGCCGCACCAGCGGCCAATAGGCATGGGCATCGGCAATGCCGATCACCTGCGTCATCCGTGCCGCGGCGCGCGGATCCACCGGCACCAGCGCCGGGCCGGGAAAGCCGGCATCGACATAGCGCAGGATTGCGGCGGTCTCGTAGAGGACAAAGCCGTCATGCTCCAGCACCGGCACGCGCCCGAACGGGTTCAGCGCCAGCAGATCGGCAGGGGGTGGGTCCGCGAACGGATCGGCCTCGGCCAGCTCATGCGCGACGCCCTTCTCGATCAGGGCCAGCCGGGCGATCCTTGTGTAGATGCTGTAGCGATATCCGGTCAGCCGGATCACTGGTGTCCCTGCTTCATGATCCGCGACTTCTGCCGGTCCCAGTCGCGCTTGGCCTCGGTCGCGCGCTTGTCGGCCAGCTTCTTGCCCTTGGCGACGCCGATCTTCAGCTTGGCCATGCCCTTGTCGTTGAAATACATGACCAGCGGCACCAGGGTCATGCCCTCGCGCCCCACGGCCTGCCACAGCCGCGACAGCTCCTTGCGGCTGACCAGCAGCTTGCGCCGCCGTCGTTCCTCATGCCCGAAGACCCCGGCCTGCATATAGGGCGCGATATAGCTGTTGATTAGCCACAGCTCGCCGCCCTCGACGCTGGCATAGCTCTCGGCGATGTTCGACTGGCCCTTGCGCAGCGATTTCACCTCGGAGCCAAGCAGCATGATCCCGGCCTCGAGATCGCTCTCGATGGCATAATCGAACCGCGCGCGGCGGTTCTCGGCGATGACTTTGGAATTCGGATCGTGTTTGACGGCCATGATCGGCCCGAGATAGGCGGTGAAGCCCAGTCTGTCCAGTGCCCCTTCCCGCTTCTTGCTGGCGCAAATATCCGCAGAGGGGTGCCGGGGAGGGGCGCGCCCCTCCCCGGCCGGGGGGCGGGGGCTGGCCCCCCGCACCCCCCGGATGTCAGATCAGCCCGGCATGGCGCATCGCCGCGTCGATGCGGGCGCGGGTCGCATCCAGCAGCCCGGTCAGCGGCAGCCGCACCTCCTCGCTGCACAGGCCCAGCTTCGACAGCGCGTATTTGGCGCCGACCAGCCCCGGCTCGATGAAGATCGCCTCGTGCAGCGGCATCAGCCGGTCCTGATACTCCAGCGCGCGCGCATAGTCCCCCGCCAGCGTCGCCGCCTGGAACTCGGCACAGAGCCGCGGCGCCACGTTGGCGGTGACGGAAATGCAGCCCACCCCGCCATGCGCGTTGAAGCCAAGCGCGGTTGCATCCTCGCCCGACAGCTGGATGAAGTCCGGCCCGCAGGTGATGCGCTGCTGGCTCACACGCTCCAGCTTGCCGGTCGCGTCCTTGACGCCGACGATGCGCGGCAGCCTGGCCAGCTCGCCCATCGTCTCGGGCGACATGTCCACCACCGACCGGCCGGGGATGTTGTAGATGATGATCGGCAGGGCGCTGGCATCGTGCATCGCGGTGTAATGCGCGATCAGCCCGCGCTGCGTGGGCTTGTTGTAATAGGGTGTCACCACCAGCGCGGCATCGGCGCCCACCGCCTCGGCATGGCGGATCAGGCCGATGCCCTCGGCCGTGGAATTCGAACCGGCACCGGCGATCACCGGGACCCGGCCGGCGGCGGCTGCGACCACCGCCTCGATCACCGCACCATGCTCTTCATGGCTCAGCGTCGGGCTCTCGCCGGTCGTGCCCACCGGCACGAGGCCGCTGGAGCCTTCGGCGACATGCCATTCGACCAGCTTCTTGAGCGTGTCGAAGTCCACAGCGCCGTTCTTGAACGGCGTGACCAGGGCAGGGATGGACCCTTTGAACATGACACGCTCCATATGGTTGGGCCGGGTCTGATACTGACTCGGCCGGGTGAGATCGCGGCGGAACCTAGCGATCTGCCGCGCACTTGCCAAGTTTGTGTGTTGTGGCTGGCACCATGCCCGGTAGGATTGTGTCAAACCAAGAAGCAGCAGCCAAAAAGTCCAGATGATCCGCAGCGCCGTGACCCGCAGCCATGTTCTTGCCGCGACCCTGTCGCTTGGCCTTGCCGTGTCCGGGGCCGTGCCCGGGGCCGTGCCCGCGGTGCAGGCGCAGCAG belongs to Frigidibacter mobilis and includes:
- the dapA gene encoding 4-hydroxy-tetrahydrodipicolinate synthase translates to MFKGSIPALVTPFKNGAVDFDTLKKLVEWHVAEGSSGLVPVGTTGESPTLSHEEHGAVIEAVVAAAAGRVPVIAGAGSNSTAEGIGLIRHAEAVGADAALVVTPYYNKPTQRGLIAHYTAMHDASALPIIIYNIPGRSVVDMSPETMGELARLPRIVGVKDATGKLERVSQQRITCGPDFIQLSGEDATALGFNAHGGVGCISVTANVAPRLCAEFQAATLAGDYARALEYQDRLMPLHEAIFIEPGLVGAKYALSKLGLCSEEVRLPLTGLLDATRARIDAAMRHAGLI
- a CDS encoding glutathione S-transferase family protein, with the protein product MIRLTGYRYSIYTRIARLALIEKGVAHELAEADPFADPPPADLLALNPFGRVPVLEHDGFVLYETAAILRYVDAGFPGPALVPVDPRAAARMTQVIGIADAHAYWPLVRQVYAQLVFRPFEGLEPDAAEVAAGLAAAGPVLDALEAIAAEGLQLAGGPLSLADLHLAPMIAAFASAPEGAALLAARPALARWWHMMARRGSMAATTRTGR
- a CDS encoding ammonium transporter — protein: MSNFKKLSGLAALLALSTALPAFAQDAAPAAEAVAEVAEAVPALVPTDVVWILNTILFLVGGFLVFWMAAGFAMLEAGLVRSKNVTMQLLKNVALFAIACTMYYLIGYNLMYPLGNWSIGSDETGGYLGAFAMAVLEAVGVGADGVDDYSYASTGSDFFFQVMFCATTASIVSGTLAERIKLWPFLVFTVVLTAFIYPIQASWKWGGGFLDAGGFLDFAGSTVVHSVGGWAALAGALILGPRLGKYKDGRVTPMPGSNLSIATLGTFILWLGWFGFNGASQLALGTIGDAADVSRIFVNTNAAAAGGAIAALLMTQILFKKPDLTMVLNGALAGLVSITAEPLTPGIGAATLIGAFGGVLVVLAVPLLDKLKIDDVVGAIPVHLVCGIYGTIAVVFTNSDASLGTQLYSIAVVGVFTFVVSAVVWFILKAVMGIRCSAEDEMAGLDKSELGMEAYPEFVKG
- the sseA gene encoding 3-mercaptopyruvate sulfurtransferase, whose product is MDDPKTLVSTDWLDAHLRDPDLRILDASWYLPAMARGPKAEFEEGHIPGARFFDIDEIADQRSELPHMFPPVEKFMSRMRAMGIGDGHQVVVYDGFGIFSAPRVWWTFRLMGKMDVAVLDGGLPKWRAEGRMIEDLPPFVRDRHMTVQRQAQLVKDVTQVAAASKLGDWEIIDARSEGRFRGEEPEPRPGLRPGHIPNSKNLPFGRLMNADGTMKAPEALKAEFIAAGVDLQKPAITSCGSGVSAAILNLALERIGHRDHALYDGSWAEWGMYGDLRVAKG
- the smpB gene encoding SsrA-binding protein SmpB; this encodes MAVKHDPNSKVIAENRRARFDYAIESDLEAGIMLLGSEVKSLRKGQSNIAESYASVEGGELWLINSYIAPYMQAGVFGHEERRRRKLLVSRKELSRLWQAVGREGMTLVPLVMYFNDKGMAKLKIGVAKGKKLADKRATEAKRDWDRQKSRIMKQGHQ